A genome region from Oncorhynchus masou masou isolate Uvic2021 unplaced genomic scaffold, UVic_Omas_1.1 unplaced_scaffold_181, whole genome shotgun sequence includes the following:
- the LOC135538745 gene encoding unconventional myosin-XV-like, which produces MELKAMLAGRSSKRQLFLLPGGIERHLKIKTCSVSLDAIEELCNDMGLHRLEAMDEYAVFVVTHRGQNVRPLNKREYILDITTEAEPVDCNYSLWLRRVIWTQPLKFDNELCVTMHYNQVLPDYLKALLSVVPQSKASEQQLQQLAKLAALQHRVKDIVFLPTIGEVQDYVPPQLYIRQPPQPWLNMVTLHMQQVSPLSPHQARAQFLGLVSAFPMFGSSFFYIQSSSNISILAPCVLAVNQNGLHFLHKDSHEATARYPLNEIQSTRTQRPTGGSSSSYPYVDILLGDLLTQRITQLQLEQGLELCRVIAMHMENMLSVREKRLTLPPSEITLL; this is translated from the exons ATGGAGCTGAAGGCCatgctg GCTGGGCGGAGCTCCAAGAGACAGTTGTTCCTCCTACCAGGCGGCATCGAGAGACACCTCAAAATCAAGACCTGCtca gtgtctcTGGATGCTATAGAGGAGCTATGTAATGACATGGGACTGCACAGACTGGAGGCCATGGATGAGTACGCTGTATTTGTGGTCACACACCGAG GTCAGAATGTCCGTCCCCTCAATAAGAGGGAGTACATCCTGGACATTACTACGGAGGCGGAGCCAGTGGACTGTAACTACAGCCTGTGGCTCAGGAGGGTCATCTGGACACAGCCACTTAAATTTGACAACGAGCTCTGTGTCAccatgcattataaccag GTGTTACCAGACTATCTGAAGGCCTTGCTGAGTGTGGTTCCTCAGAGTAAAGCCAGTgagcagcagctgcagcagtTGGCCAAGCTGGCAGCattacaacaccgtgttaaagaTATCGTCTTCCTGCCCACcat tgGTGAGGTCCAGGATTATGTCCCCCCCCAGCTCTACATCAGACAGCCTCCTCAGCCCTGGCTCAACATGGTCACTCTGCATATGCAGCAGGTCTCTCCTCTGAGTCCTCACCAGGCCAGGGCTCAGTTCCTCG GTCTGGTCAGTGCGTTCCCCATGTTTGGTTCCTCCTTCTTCTACATCCAGTCCAGCAGCAACATCTCcatcctggctccctgtgtgttGGCTGTCAACCAGAACGGACTGCACTTCCTACACAAGGACTCACAT gaggccACGGCGCGTTACCCTCTGAATGAGATCCAGTCCACCAGAACCCAGAGACCAACAGGAGGCTCCAGCTCCTCCTATCCCTACGTCGACATTCTGCTGGGAGACCTGCTGACACAGCGAATCACACAGCTGCAGCTGGAacag GGTCTGGAGTTGTGTCGGGTCATCGCCATGCACATGGAAAACATGCTGTCAGTCCGGGAGAAGAGACTCACCCTGCCACCGAGTGAGATCACTCTGTTATAA